From a single Podarcis raffonei isolate rPodRaf1 chromosome 10, rPodRaf1.pri, whole genome shotgun sequence genomic region:
- the CPSF6 gene encoding cleavage and polyadenylation specificity factor subunit 6 isoform X1 yields MADGVDHIDIYADVGEEFNQEAEYGGHDQIDLYDDVISPSANNGDAPEDRDYMDSLPPSVGDDVGKGSAPNVVYTYTGKRIALYIGNLTWWTTDEDLTEAVHSLGVNDILEIKFFENRANGQSKGFALVGVGSEASSKKLMDLLPKRELHGQNPVVTPCNKQFLSQFELQSRKTTQSGQMSGEGKAGPPGGSSRATFPPSNRGRGRFPGALPGGDRFPGPAGPGGPPPPFPAGQTPPRPPLGPPGPPGPPPPGQVLPPPLTGPPNRGDRPPPPVLFPGQPFGQPPLGPLPPGPPPPVPGYGPPPGPPPPQQGPPPPPGPFPPRPPGPLGPPLTLAPPPHLPGPPPGAPPPAPHVNPAFFPPPANSGIPTSDSRGPPPSDPYGRPPPYDRGDYGPPGRRFTGNNMPIREQLHMPLYWRQTKNNTQNAGREIDAARTPLSEAEFEEIMNRNRAISSSAISRAVSDASAAEYGSAIETLVTAISLIKQSKVSADDRCKVLISSLQDCLHGIESKSYGSGSRRRERSRERDHSRSREKSRRHKSRSRDRHDDYYRERSRERERHRDRDRDRDRERDREREYRHR; encoded by the exons ATGGCGGACGGCGTGGACCACATAGATATCTACGCCGATGTGGGAGAGGAATTCAACCAG GAGGCTGAGTATGGTGGGCATGATCAAATAGATCTGTATGACGACGTCATCTCTCCATCTGCCAATAACGGCGATGCTCCAGAGGATCGTGATTATATGGACTCTCTCCCACCATCTGTTGGAGATGATGTAGGCAAAGGATCAGCACCAAATGTTGTCTACACGTATACAGGAAAGAGAATTGCATTGTACATTGGGAACCTTACTTGG TGGACAACAGATGAAGATTTAACTGAAGCAGTTCATTCACTTGGTGTAAATGATATTTTGGAGATAAAATTTTTTGAAAACCGAGCTAATGGCCAATCTAAGGG GTTTGCTCTTGTAGGTGTGGGATCTGAGGCATCTTCCAAAAAACTAATGGATCTGTTGCCTAAACGAGAATTGCATGGTCAAAATCCTGTTGTTACTCCTTGTAATAAGCAGTTTCTGAGTCAATTTGAGCTGCAGTCCAGAAAAA cTACACAGTCAGGCCAGATGTCTGGTGAAGGCAAAGCTGGTCCTCCTGGAGGCAGTTCACGGGCAACGTTTCCACCAAGTAACAGAGGGAGGGGTCGTTTTCCAGGCGCCCTTCCAGGAGGGGATAGATTTCCTGGACCAGCTGGACCAGGAGGACCCCCACCACCTTTCCCAG CTGGACAGACACCTCCACGTCCACCCCTAGGTCCTCCAGGCCCTCCAGGTCCTCCTCCACCTGGCCAGGTTCTACCTCCTCCACTAACGGGTCCCCCTAATCGTGGTGACCGTCCCCCTCCTCCAGTTCTGTTTCCAGGGCAACCCTTTGGTCAACCTCCACTGGGCCCACTTCCCCCTGGCCCTCCACCTCCAGTTCCAGGCTATGGTCCTCCACCTGGTCCTCCACCCCCACAACAGGGCCCTCCTCCACCTCCAGGTCCTTTCCCCCCTCGTCCACCTGGTCCGCTAGGGCCACCCCTGACAttggctcctcctcctcacttACCTGGGCCTCCGCCAGGTGCTCCCCCACCAGCTCCACACGTGAATCCAGCtttcttccccccgccagccaaCAGTGGCATACCTACATCAGACAGCCGTGGTCCACCACCTTCAGACCCATATGGCCGACCTCCACCTTATGACAGAGGTGATTATGGTCCACCAGGCAG GCGTTTCACTGGAAATAACATGCCCATAAGAGAACAATTACATATGCCATTGTATTGGAGACAAACGAAAAATAATACTCAAAACGCAGGGAG agaAATAGATGCTGCAAGGACGCCTTTAAGTGAAGCAGAATTTGAAGAAATCATGAATAGAAACAGAGCTATCTCTAGCAGTGCCATTTCAAGAGCTGTATCAGATGCAAGTGCTG CGGAGTATGGAAGTGCTATAGAAACCTTGGTGACTGCAATTTCATTAATTAAACAGTCCAAAGTATCTGCTGATGATCGTTGCAAAGTACTTATTAGCTCTCTGCAAGATTGCCTCCATGGAATTGAGTCCAAGTCTTATGGTTCTGGGTCAAG AAGACGTGAGCGATCAAGAGAGAGAGACCACAGCAGATCAAGAGAGAAGAGCCGGCGCCACAAATCTCGTAGCAGAGATCGTCATGATGATTATTACCGGGAAAGAAGCCGTGAACGTGAGAGACATCGTGATCGCGATAGAGACCGCGACAGAGAGCGCGATAGAGAACGAGAGTATCGTCATCGTTAA
- the CPSF6 gene encoding cleavage and polyadenylation specificity factor subunit 6 isoform X2: protein MADGVDHIDIYADVGEEFNQEAEYGGHDQIDLYDDVISPSANNGDAPEDRDYMDSLPPSVGDDVGKGSAPNVVYTYTGKRIALYIGNLTWWTTDEDLTEAVHSLGVNDILEIKFFENRANGQSKGFALVGVGSEASSKKLMDLLPKRELHGQNPVVTPCNKQFLSQFELQSRKTTQSGQMSGEGKAGPPGGSSRATFPPSNRGRGRFPGALPGGDRFPGPAGPGGPPPPFPAGQTPPRPPLGPPGPPGPPPPGQVLPPPLTGPPNRGDRPPPPVLFPGQPFGQPPLGPLPPGPPPPVPGYGPPPGPPPPQQGPPPPPGPFPPRPPGPLGPPLTLAPPPHLPGPPPGAPPPAPHVNPAFFPPPANSGIPTSDSRGPPPSDPYGRPPPYDRGDYGPPGRRFTGNNMPIREQLHMPLYWRQTKNNTQNAGREIDAARTPLSEAEFEEIMNRNRAISSSAISRAVSDASAAEYGSAIETLVTAISLIKQSKVSADDRCKVLISSLQDCLHGIESKSYGSGSRRERSRERDHSRSREKSRRHKSRSRDRHDDYYRERSRERERHRDRDRDRDRERDREREYRHR, encoded by the exons ATGGCGGACGGCGTGGACCACATAGATATCTACGCCGATGTGGGAGAGGAATTCAACCAG GAGGCTGAGTATGGTGGGCATGATCAAATAGATCTGTATGACGACGTCATCTCTCCATCTGCCAATAACGGCGATGCTCCAGAGGATCGTGATTATATGGACTCTCTCCCACCATCTGTTGGAGATGATGTAGGCAAAGGATCAGCACCAAATGTTGTCTACACGTATACAGGAAAGAGAATTGCATTGTACATTGGGAACCTTACTTGG TGGACAACAGATGAAGATTTAACTGAAGCAGTTCATTCACTTGGTGTAAATGATATTTTGGAGATAAAATTTTTTGAAAACCGAGCTAATGGCCAATCTAAGGG GTTTGCTCTTGTAGGTGTGGGATCTGAGGCATCTTCCAAAAAACTAATGGATCTGTTGCCTAAACGAGAATTGCATGGTCAAAATCCTGTTGTTACTCCTTGTAATAAGCAGTTTCTGAGTCAATTTGAGCTGCAGTCCAGAAAAA cTACACAGTCAGGCCAGATGTCTGGTGAAGGCAAAGCTGGTCCTCCTGGAGGCAGTTCACGGGCAACGTTTCCACCAAGTAACAGAGGGAGGGGTCGTTTTCCAGGCGCCCTTCCAGGAGGGGATAGATTTCCTGGACCAGCTGGACCAGGAGGACCCCCACCACCTTTCCCAG CTGGACAGACACCTCCACGTCCACCCCTAGGTCCTCCAGGCCCTCCAGGTCCTCCTCCACCTGGCCAGGTTCTACCTCCTCCACTAACGGGTCCCCCTAATCGTGGTGACCGTCCCCCTCCTCCAGTTCTGTTTCCAGGGCAACCCTTTGGTCAACCTCCACTGGGCCCACTTCCCCCTGGCCCTCCACCTCCAGTTCCAGGCTATGGTCCTCCACCTGGTCCTCCACCCCCACAACAGGGCCCTCCTCCACCTCCAGGTCCTTTCCCCCCTCGTCCACCTGGTCCGCTAGGGCCACCCCTGACAttggctcctcctcctcacttACCTGGGCCTCCGCCAGGTGCTCCCCCACCAGCTCCACACGTGAATCCAGCtttcttccccccgccagccaaCAGTGGCATACCTACATCAGACAGCCGTGGTCCACCACCTTCAGACCCATATGGCCGACCTCCACCTTATGACAGAGGTGATTATGGTCCACCAGGCAG GCGTTTCACTGGAAATAACATGCCCATAAGAGAACAATTACATATGCCATTGTATTGGAGACAAACGAAAAATAATACTCAAAACGCAGGGAG agaAATAGATGCTGCAAGGACGCCTTTAAGTGAAGCAGAATTTGAAGAAATCATGAATAGAAACAGAGCTATCTCTAGCAGTGCCATTTCAAGAGCTGTATCAGATGCAAGTGCTG CGGAGTATGGAAGTGCTATAGAAACCTTGGTGACTGCAATTTCATTAATTAAACAGTCCAAAGTATCTGCTGATGATCGTTGCAAAGTACTTATTAGCTCTCTGCAAGATTGCCTCCATGGAATTGAGTCCAAGTCTTATGGTTCTGGGTCAAG ACGTGAGCGATCAAGAGAGAGAGACCACAGCAGATCAAGAGAGAAGAGCCGGCGCCACAAATCTCGTAGCAGAGATCGTCATGATGATTATTACCGGGAAAGAAGCCGTGAACGTGAGAGACATCGTGATCGCGATAGAGACCGCGACAGAGAGCGCGATAGAGAACGAGAGTATCGTCATCGTTAA
- the CPSF6 gene encoding cleavage and polyadenylation specificity factor subunit 6 isoform X3: MADGVDHIDIYADVGEEFNQEAEYGGHDQIDLYDDVISPSANNGDAPEDRDYMDSLPPSVGDDVGKGSAPNVVYTYTGKRIALYIGNLTWWTTDEDLTEAVHSLGVNDILEIKFFENRANGQSKGFALVGVGSEASSKKLMDLLPKRELHGQNPVVTPCNKQFLSQFELQSRKTTQSGQMSGEGKAGPPGGSSRATFPPSNRGRGRFPGALPGGDRFPGPAGPGGPPPPFPAGQTPPRPPLGPPGPPGPPPPGQVLPPPLTGPPNRGDRPPPPVLFPGQPFGQPPLGPLPPGPPPPVPGYGPPPGPPPPQQGPPPPPGPFPPRPPGPLGPPLTLAPPPHLPGPPPGAPPPAPHVNPAFFPPPANSGIPTSDSRGPPPSDPYGRPPPYDRGDYGPPGREIDAARTPLSEAEFEEIMNRNRAISSSAISRAVSDASAAEYGSAIETLVTAISLIKQSKVSADDRCKVLISSLQDCLHGIESKSYGSGSRRRERSRERDHSRSREKSRRHKSRSRDRHDDYYRERSRERERHRDRDRDRDRERDREREYRHR, translated from the exons ATGGCGGACGGCGTGGACCACATAGATATCTACGCCGATGTGGGAGAGGAATTCAACCAG GAGGCTGAGTATGGTGGGCATGATCAAATAGATCTGTATGACGACGTCATCTCTCCATCTGCCAATAACGGCGATGCTCCAGAGGATCGTGATTATATGGACTCTCTCCCACCATCTGTTGGAGATGATGTAGGCAAAGGATCAGCACCAAATGTTGTCTACACGTATACAGGAAAGAGAATTGCATTGTACATTGGGAACCTTACTTGG TGGACAACAGATGAAGATTTAACTGAAGCAGTTCATTCACTTGGTGTAAATGATATTTTGGAGATAAAATTTTTTGAAAACCGAGCTAATGGCCAATCTAAGGG GTTTGCTCTTGTAGGTGTGGGATCTGAGGCATCTTCCAAAAAACTAATGGATCTGTTGCCTAAACGAGAATTGCATGGTCAAAATCCTGTTGTTACTCCTTGTAATAAGCAGTTTCTGAGTCAATTTGAGCTGCAGTCCAGAAAAA cTACACAGTCAGGCCAGATGTCTGGTGAAGGCAAAGCTGGTCCTCCTGGAGGCAGTTCACGGGCAACGTTTCCACCAAGTAACAGAGGGAGGGGTCGTTTTCCAGGCGCCCTTCCAGGAGGGGATAGATTTCCTGGACCAGCTGGACCAGGAGGACCCCCACCACCTTTCCCAG CTGGACAGACACCTCCACGTCCACCCCTAGGTCCTCCAGGCCCTCCAGGTCCTCCTCCACCTGGCCAGGTTCTACCTCCTCCACTAACGGGTCCCCCTAATCGTGGTGACCGTCCCCCTCCTCCAGTTCTGTTTCCAGGGCAACCCTTTGGTCAACCTCCACTGGGCCCACTTCCCCCTGGCCCTCCACCTCCAGTTCCAGGCTATGGTCCTCCACCTGGTCCTCCACCCCCACAACAGGGCCCTCCTCCACCTCCAGGTCCTTTCCCCCCTCGTCCACCTGGTCCGCTAGGGCCACCCCTGACAttggctcctcctcctcacttACCTGGGCCTCCGCCAGGTGCTCCCCCACCAGCTCCACACGTGAATCCAGCtttcttccccccgccagccaaCAGTGGCATACCTACATCAGACAGCCGTGGTCCACCACCTTCAGACCCATATGGCCGACCTCCACCTTATGACAGAGGTGATTATGGTCCACCAGGCAG agaAATAGATGCTGCAAGGACGCCTTTAAGTGAAGCAGAATTTGAAGAAATCATGAATAGAAACAGAGCTATCTCTAGCAGTGCCATTTCAAGAGCTGTATCAGATGCAAGTGCTG CGGAGTATGGAAGTGCTATAGAAACCTTGGTGACTGCAATTTCATTAATTAAACAGTCCAAAGTATCTGCTGATGATCGTTGCAAAGTACTTATTAGCTCTCTGCAAGATTGCCTCCATGGAATTGAGTCCAAGTCTTATGGTTCTGGGTCAAG AAGACGTGAGCGATCAAGAGAGAGAGACCACAGCAGATCAAGAGAGAAGAGCCGGCGCCACAAATCTCGTAGCAGAGATCGTCATGATGATTATTACCGGGAAAGAAGCCGTGAACGTGAGAGACATCGTGATCGCGATAGAGACCGCGACAGAGAGCGCGATAGAGAACGAGAGTATCGTCATCGTTAA
- the CPSF6 gene encoding cleavage and polyadenylation specificity factor subunit 6 isoform X4, whose amino-acid sequence MADGVDHIDIYADVGEEFNQEAEYGGHDQIDLYDDVISPSANNGDAPEDRDYMDSLPPSVGDDVGKGSAPNVVYTYTGKRIALYIGNLTWWTTDEDLTEAVHSLGVNDILEIKFFENRANGQSKGFALVGVGSEASSKKLMDLLPKRELHGQNPVVTPCNKQFLSQFELQSRKTTQSGQMSGEGKAGPPGGSSRATFPPSNRGRGRFPGALPGGDRFPGPAGPGGPPPPFPAGQTPPRPPLGPPGPPGPPPPGQVLPPPLTGPPNRGDRPPPPVLFPGQPFGQPPLGPLPPGPPPPVPGYGPPPGPPPPQQGPPPPPGPFPPRPPGPLGPPLTLAPPPHLPGPPPGAPPPAPHVNPAFFPPPANSGIPTSDSRGPPPSDPYGRPPPYDRGDYGPPGREIDAARTPLSEAEFEEIMNRNRAISSSAISRAVSDASAAEYGSAIETLVTAISLIKQSKVSADDRCKVLISSLQDCLHGIESKSYGSGSRRERSRERDHSRSREKSRRHKSRSRDRHDDYYRERSRERERHRDRDRDRDRERDREREYRHR is encoded by the exons ATGGCGGACGGCGTGGACCACATAGATATCTACGCCGATGTGGGAGAGGAATTCAACCAG GAGGCTGAGTATGGTGGGCATGATCAAATAGATCTGTATGACGACGTCATCTCTCCATCTGCCAATAACGGCGATGCTCCAGAGGATCGTGATTATATGGACTCTCTCCCACCATCTGTTGGAGATGATGTAGGCAAAGGATCAGCACCAAATGTTGTCTACACGTATACAGGAAAGAGAATTGCATTGTACATTGGGAACCTTACTTGG TGGACAACAGATGAAGATTTAACTGAAGCAGTTCATTCACTTGGTGTAAATGATATTTTGGAGATAAAATTTTTTGAAAACCGAGCTAATGGCCAATCTAAGGG GTTTGCTCTTGTAGGTGTGGGATCTGAGGCATCTTCCAAAAAACTAATGGATCTGTTGCCTAAACGAGAATTGCATGGTCAAAATCCTGTTGTTACTCCTTGTAATAAGCAGTTTCTGAGTCAATTTGAGCTGCAGTCCAGAAAAA cTACACAGTCAGGCCAGATGTCTGGTGAAGGCAAAGCTGGTCCTCCTGGAGGCAGTTCACGGGCAACGTTTCCACCAAGTAACAGAGGGAGGGGTCGTTTTCCAGGCGCCCTTCCAGGAGGGGATAGATTTCCTGGACCAGCTGGACCAGGAGGACCCCCACCACCTTTCCCAG CTGGACAGACACCTCCACGTCCACCCCTAGGTCCTCCAGGCCCTCCAGGTCCTCCTCCACCTGGCCAGGTTCTACCTCCTCCACTAACGGGTCCCCCTAATCGTGGTGACCGTCCCCCTCCTCCAGTTCTGTTTCCAGGGCAACCCTTTGGTCAACCTCCACTGGGCCCACTTCCCCCTGGCCCTCCACCTCCAGTTCCAGGCTATGGTCCTCCACCTGGTCCTCCACCCCCACAACAGGGCCCTCCTCCACCTCCAGGTCCTTTCCCCCCTCGTCCACCTGGTCCGCTAGGGCCACCCCTGACAttggctcctcctcctcacttACCTGGGCCTCCGCCAGGTGCTCCCCCACCAGCTCCACACGTGAATCCAGCtttcttccccccgccagccaaCAGTGGCATACCTACATCAGACAGCCGTGGTCCACCACCTTCAGACCCATATGGCCGACCTCCACCTTATGACAGAGGTGATTATGGTCCACCAGGCAG agaAATAGATGCTGCAAGGACGCCTTTAAGTGAAGCAGAATTTGAAGAAATCATGAATAGAAACAGAGCTATCTCTAGCAGTGCCATTTCAAGAGCTGTATCAGATGCAAGTGCTG CGGAGTATGGAAGTGCTATAGAAACCTTGGTGACTGCAATTTCATTAATTAAACAGTCCAAAGTATCTGCTGATGATCGTTGCAAAGTACTTATTAGCTCTCTGCAAGATTGCCTCCATGGAATTGAGTCCAAGTCTTATGGTTCTGGGTCAAG ACGTGAGCGATCAAGAGAGAGAGACCACAGCAGATCAAGAGAGAAGAGCCGGCGCCACAAATCTCGTAGCAGAGATCGTCATGATGATTATTACCGGGAAAGAAGCCGTGAACGTGAGAGACATCGTGATCGCGATAGAGACCGCGACAGAGAGCGCGATAGAGAACGAGAGTATCGTCATCGTTAA